TTTGTGACACAGACGAACGCGGCGACGCTCGCTGTCTGTAAATTCAGGAAAGCTGCCGAAAATTAGGGAGATTTTCGGGGCCTACAGGCGCTTACGGGGACAAAAatcccacttttcatgcagtgtaaGCTACTTGAAAAGAATAAATGACATTCCCATTAGAGTCTGAACATGATGGTATAGTCCAACTTCTTCTGGAACAGCATAAGTTGAGGCTTAAAGCCCCGCCTCTTCCTTTGTTTGCTGGCACATGGAATGTGGCCATTCACTCCACACCAGAACAACAAGACTcaggtaaaagaaaaacaatataTTAAGAAACAGTATTAAGAAGTGTGCACCCTTCCATACTCAAGTTCCAATAAACTGTCAACTTTTAACATGTCTTGAGATTGTTTATTTGTATACATGAGGGAATCCAAAAAGCAACAAAATGCAATTAAACTTCAAACTAACTTAAAATTGGTAGAgctaaatgcttaaatgtgCAGTGGGCTACGTACCCGTCACACTCTCCCCCTCCTCTGGTTTCTCGCCAACATGGCGGGAAAGAAAGTCAGCAGCAAGATTTTCTCTTCCTGGTCGATGGAGAATTGTAAATTGATAGGGTTGTAatcagggttctaaattaacacccgccaacccgccaagttaataaaaacttactagcCAGTTTGGCCGGTGATGCATGAGGCATTGCATGCATGATACATAATGCTCTGTTCTCTGACATTTATTCCTCTGGCAGTACTTCCTACATTTCCCATGAACACTGTACTGTAATGCTACGTGACGCATTGACTGCGTGCAGTTTGCAGTGAAACCAGCGCGAGAAACCATGGAAACGAATGGAGCGCATCCACAAGAACACACAAGGAAGGCGGCACATGCCATAGTCTAAATCTgttgtgccccggtgtaaatctcaagttaagattttagcagttaactagtgtattcctttacaaagataatagcggcaaaaacggatctatatgcaatgtagttacccaactTAAGCTTGTAAAAGCGAATAAGCGATGCAGCAGGCGCACTGACGCATACACGCACAAAGCCATGTCCACGCGTCATTGGGTTTATCCACACACAACCGCATTCAACGCCACGCGATTAAGTTAGCTTATAAAACATGACaaaactaaagtaagtttctaaattatAATGTTAATCTTATTTTTTGACTCGACTAATATTGGCTTCtgtggacatcagaaatgttttgtgcaaagcagggaaagggaagcagaaaggagagatgatgagtttaagggaggtaagacaaactacatcctcaccctgtcaggtctcaaacattagaggaaaacatttcaggaaaacctctgtcaagtctatagaattgcattgttgctgagaaaaccaacacagaaacagcaatgtgtgcggcatgacataaggaacatcctggatctggtttttcgctcttctttattctttttttatgtattatagaagtatcggatcgggactcggtagcggcagatactcaaaatcaaatgactccgaggcaaaaaaacctgatcgggacatccctagaaatccaaaataattcgcgTCTCTGTAGGAGCATGTCAATGTCTCCGCCTCTCGATGGCATAGTCACTTTTTCTATCCCACAAAAACTTAAAGAAGAGACATCATGAAAGGGTTTGTGGAAAATGCATGGATTCAATTTTAAAACAAAGTTAAACTCTGTAGTTTATGCTATGCAAATGAGTTCCTCACAGTGAAAAGAGGTGGGCCACATTCTGTAGGCTTCCTTTGACATCACCAGCCAATCACGGTTTTGTATCAGGAAAGGACCAAGATGCAAACTCCTCCTTATCTAAAGTTATAAGATTACCTTTTTTTCAGAAATTCCTTGTTCTGAGTCTCCCTCTGAGAGTGACAATAACagatcattgcaaaaaaaactAGTTTCTGAATCTCTCCTTGAGATTTTACAGCTCTTCATTCTAAGTTTGACAACATAGACTGAACCAGATCAACCACAAGTTCTGAGTTTCTGGCCTGTGCATCTAGAGACTAAGCGGATCACACTACGTTCCGAGCCTCACTGCAATAACCCAAGTTTGCAAGAAGGTGAAGCTAAGAAGAGCAAACCTTCACTTCAAGGGACCTTCATCTGCGTGTTCCAGATTGTTAAGGACCTTCTGCACCGACTGCAGGACCGTGTCTGGGTGTTCCAGATCGCTAGAATCCTCTAGGTGCTTCCCGGAGATCAGCATTTTCACAGCACTTCGTGATCAAGGCTGTTGATCTAAAACTGACTCTTTCCCATTTGCAGCACGAAAACGCCTGATCTGTGGCTGACGTGCCACCACGTGCTCGTTTGACCACACAGAATGTAAATATCACATAACCAAACCTTTTCCTGAAACCTTGGCATTGGTGTATTCtgaataataaaatatgaagTCCTTACACTGAAAGTTACTGctccaaaaaagtttttaattgtaaaagcAACATTTCAACCATCAGGTCTTCATCAGGCAATATATTTTATCTTAATTAGATATAGATGCAAGGAGTAATGTGACAAAACAAATCATGtgacaaatataaacaaaacacaTGTCATTTGACAGATACAAAATCACAAACATGAtaaatagtcttaattctgatatagtctgactatccagggcccaggtcaggaaacagacggcttaaccgtccgtctattagctgccgtgatatgtcaagatcaCTTATATCCCAGGACTTTGAGTCGATTTTACCAGAATAtcaacacatttcaactgtatctgttccccgaacaaacaaatacagagcACTGCTTGCCACATCTCGTACAAATctgattaacataaaattagaaaacaatacattaacagatgaaccttgaatgttaaaattcggccttcttaacattagatcgcttaccaataaagaacctactgttaatgaaataatgaatgaccaaaacttagatgcactctgtttaacagaaacctggcttaaagcagacgactacattagtttaaacgaatccaccccacaagactattattataaacacgaacctcgattaaaggggaggtgtagctacaatatacaacaacatttttaaattaaaccaaaaatctgaactaaaatttaaatcatttgaactaATGAAAGTTAAttatccctaaaatatcaaaagtgtctaaaggtggaagatccttttcctacttggcccctaagctctggaatgatttaccaaccgttgtctgagaatcagacacagtagaaacctttaaatctagacttaaaacttttctctttaacaaggcattcacataatttgttttagTAATGGTACATAgtttgtacaacctaataaataaataaactaaatcctcatttttgtcaacacttcaaagcatggtaaatgttATAATTATTCTTAAGAAATATGTTTAATCTCTCCTTACTCATTTACATATGTGCAGTAAACCATGAGTTGggaataaacttttaaaaacaaatgtcacgtataaaatagaaaaggctacatataaggaaaagaaggaaaagaaacgctactCTGTGCACATACAAACCACAATACAAGGCCAAAACTTCAAAACTAGACCAATAAAACCCAGAATCAGGCCATTAATTGCCAAGCGCAGAAGAGTGATTgaaaggtatgtatggcataATGTTATCACTTTCTCGGCCCTCCTCCTGAGGTTTCTGAGGAGGAGGGTGTGGAGTAAGGGAGTGCTGTGAAGCCCAGACAGGCATCAGGGAGATGACTGGCGCAGTCTCGTCCCCGTCTCCCCTTTACTCCCTTGCTCGACCAGATTTCAATGAAGCTCAGTGGGTATAGATTTGTGGTGTTAAGCCCACTGGTCGGGGGCGGGACTTTAGTCCTTAATAGGGTGTCAGTGCGTCGATCTCCAAAAACATTCGCCAGCCCGTGCATTTTCCTCGTTCTCCCTTAACCAAACTGTGAGTCTGTCACGGGGGTGACGTTGTATCTTCAATAcctatatgtatatgtgtgtgtatgtgtgtgtatatatatatatatatggctgTCAAAAATAGCGCGTTAACGACGTTAATTAGTTGTTTGTTGTTAATTACGTCAATTTTTTTAACGCATTTCACGCATGCGCAGTGTGACAAATTATTCAGGTCAGGAAAGTCACGGAAGTAGTTGGGAGCTAGAGGCGAGATGGAGCAAGGTGAGCAAAGTGGGCCTATTGACGGAttcaaatataaaaagaatGATGATGGTACAGTTAACAAGTACAAGGTTATTTGCAAGATTTGTAACAAGGAGTTTCAATTTCACCGGAGCTGTTCAAGCTTGAAGTACCATGTCAACGCCAAACATGCATTTGCTGGGCCGTCAGGTTCAGCAAGTGGTTTGCGCCAGACCACGCTGAATGTTCGCAGGCCATTAACAAAATCAACCTTAGTTAATTTGACCAACACAATAGCAAAATGGATTGCAAAGGATTGTAGACCCATTAGCATCGTAGAAGACGCAGGTTTTCTTGATGTTTTGCAAGTGGCGTCTCAAGACTCATACTATAAGCCACCGTCAAGAGCCACAGTTATGACGAAAATCCACGAGCTCTATgataatgaaaaagaaaaaaggaaagCGGTCTTGGCTCAAGTAAATCATATCGCCCTGACAGGAGACCATTGGACATCAGTAAGTAACAACAATTACCTCGGAGTAACTGCACATTTCATCAGTGACACGTGGGAACTGAAGTCTTTTGCGCTGACGATATTAAAAACTGAGGAGCGTCATTTTGCGGAGGCTTGTAAAGAACAGTTCCTGTCTGTTGCACGTAAGTGGGACATCGAGGGCAAGACGACAACCATTGGGACTGACAGTGCACGTAACATGGTTGCCGCAATTCGACTTACACGCTATGAACACATGAGCTGTGTCGCTCACATGGTGCAGAGAAGTGTCACAGTGAGTCTTGCTGACAGCGGCTTTGTAAATGCTTTGGCCAAGGCTCGCAAAGTTGTCGGTCATTTTAAGCACAGCCCAGCAAATGCTACGGAGCTTCAAGCACAACAAGTCAGCCTGGGAAAGAAGCAAGAGCCATTGATCCAGGACGTTCCAACACGTTGGAATTCGACGCTGGAAATGGTCAAGCGCTTGAGCAGAAATAAAGAGGCTGTCATCGCAGCCCTGGACAATCAGGAGCACAAACTCGTTTTGACGACCGCAGCAGAGTGGGATAAACTGCAGAGGCTGGAGGCACTTCTAGAGCCATGCAGGTAAATCAGTCACTTTTTAAATATCATTGCTGTGATTATTTTCTGGAATGAATTAAACCAAGTCAAATATCAATAACATGTATGCATGTGTAGTGTTAATTTCGTCAGACAAGACGAAATATGTTCGTCAACGACCTTTTTTTCATGACTAAAACGAGACGATGGCAAGACTTGCACCACTGTCCAAAAACGCTCACTAAGTCTAAATTAACATGAATTTGACGAAAAAGACAAGACGaaaatgttttgcataaaataaaaactaagataAAATCTCTCTTAATTTTCGTCTACAATCGTCTCTGCTTTTTCATCAGCTgttgcacctttaaaatattCAGAACGAGTTCGGATCCTGCTTATTACATTGCTACCtaacaaataaatcaataatttgacacaaaattattatttaaaaaggagtttattgatttaaaaatgattgTATTGCTTCCGCTTAAGAAAATACTGCGCTCCGTCTCTACGGTTAGAATCCTGTGTGTTCATGGCAACGCTCTGTTGTTCATGGCGACGGTGTGTTATAGTTAGCATCGGTCTGTTATCAACAAAAAAAAGATATgtaatttaaatgactaaatatgactaaaactaacaAGGACATTTGGcacaagactaagactaaattaaaaataggtGGTGAAATTAACACTATATGtaggtataataataataatgataatgataATATGTTGATAACCACTGTTCTAATAATACACTGTctctgtgtgcatgtgtgtttgtgtgcgtagGTATGTAACTGAGCTCCTGGGTGGAGAGGCCTATGTCTCCTGTTCTGTGGTACTACCTTCTCTCTGCCACTTGCGTCTCAAGATGGAAGCCTGTGATGAGGACCCTGCATATGTGGTGAGATTCAAGACCAAGTTCAAGGAGGACCTAGCATCCCGCCAAGAACAGCTCAACAATGCATGGCTCCAGATTGCTACAGTTTTGGATCCTCGTTTCAAAGACTTGAAATGCCTGCCCAAGACAGACAGGGAAGCGGTGTGGACCACACTTGAAGGGATGCTGCAACAAGAATCACCCAGAAAGTCTTCACAGACACATGATGATGGGCCACCCAGGAAGAAAATCAGCCTTCTGCAAATGGGCTCAGATTCAGAATCAGAAGATGAAGAGGTCCAACCTGCCATACAGAGGTACAGAGCAGAGCCCACCATTACATTGGAGGACTGCCCCTTGAAGTGGTGGGCATCTCATTCAGGAGCCCATGAGAAGCTGGCCTCACTAGCTCACAAATATCTAGCCACTCCTGCAACCACCGTTCCCTGTGAACGACTTTTCTCAGTTGCAGGTCACATTGTGAACAAGAAAAGGTCAGCTTTACTttcagaaaatgtgaaaaagttaGTTTGCCTCAGCAACTGGCTGAAAGATGATACAGCGCAGTAGATTTGAAAGGTGATGTTCAAACAAAAAGACCAGTTTCAGTGTAACATGTTATAGTAGTTAGCAACTGGATTTTTGAGCAACTGGATTAAAGAATGGAGGAAAAGGTAAAAGATTGTTCTTTGGTTTAATTTAAAAGTTTTATTGAACATGTTTTGTTCCACATAAAAACGCAACAGATGACTCAAACTGTGCAAAAATGTGGTAGGCCACTGTTATGTGGTTATGTGTTAATGTGGTAGGCTACATTTGTTGCTTTCTGTTcaatttaatactgtaaattGTACATCCTGGTTAAGAGGAATGCCAAAGAGGAAGCGATGGGACATTACAAAGACAAATATAATGGTGTGTAGTATGTTTCAGCTTGATTTAAACCACCATTATTTGGCTGTGTTAATAAACGGACATAGTATGAGAATTTTGTATGTGTGTCCTGTTATTTATCTTTTGGTAtgcatttcagaaaaaaatggttagGATTCAGGTGTAATGGAAAATAGTGATTAATCCTGATTAATCCACTGAAAATTCtgattaatttgattaaaaattttaataatttaacagccctaatatatatatatatatatatatatatatatatatgtgtgtgtgtgtatatgtacatgtgtatacatatgaatggcccctacgccaataggattttgttt
Above is a window of Paramisgurnus dabryanus chromosome 13, PD_genome_1.1, whole genome shotgun sequence DNA encoding:
- the LOC135720962 gene encoding E3 SUMO-protein ligase ZBED1-like: MEQGEQSGPIDGFKYKKNDDGTVNKYKVICKICNKEFQFHRSCSSLKYHVNAKHAFAGPSGSASGLRQTTLNVRRPLTKSTLVNLTNTIAKWIAKDCRPISIVEDAGFLDVLQVASQDSYYKPPSRATVMTKIHELYDNEKEKRKAVLAQVNHIALTGDHWTSVSNNNYLGVTAHFISDTWELKSFALTILKTEERHFAEACKEQFLSVARKWDIEGKTTTIGTDSARNMVAAIRLTRYEHMSCVAHMVQRSVTVSLADSGFVNALAKARKVVGHFKHSPANATELQAQQVSLGKKQEPLIQDVPTRWNSTLEMVKRLSRNKEAVIAALDNQEHKLVLTTAAEWDKLQRLEALLEPCRYVTELLGGEAYVSCSVVLPSLCHLRLKMEACDEDPAYVVRFKTKFKEDLASRQEQLNNAWLQIATVLDPRFKDLKCLPKTDREAVWTTLEGMLQQESPRKSSQTHDDGPPRKKISLLQMGSDSESEDEEVQPAIQRYRAEPTITLEDCPLKWWASHSGAHEKLASLAHKYLATPATTVPCERLFSVAGHIVNKKRSALLSENVKKLVCLSNWLKDDTAQ